Proteins encoded within one genomic window of Embleya scabrispora:
- a CDS encoding nucleotidyltransferase domain-containing protein has translation MVAVELEAVADAFAGADFPWWVAGGFAVEAAAGRRVRDHEDVDVLVLRRDGFRVARWIAAWDPRASESPPDRTSTDGTPPGCSSRGLPPGVRTLVCRVPGVPAVEVMVGETVGASWVSGRHPDVRRPITELGRVSATGVPYLKPGVCLFHKAGRIRPQDIIDFEAVLPVLEDGDRAWLIHALDTAFPDHPWRPRLGDGATHRQAPR, from the coding sequence TTTCCCTGGTGGGTGGCGGGCGGGTTCGCCGTCGAGGCGGCGGCGGGACGGCGGGTGCGCGATCACGAGGACGTCGACGTGCTGGTGCTGCGTCGTGACGGATTTCGGGTGGCTCGGTGGATCGCCGCCTGGGATCCCCGCGCGAGCGAGTCGCCGCCGGACCGGACTTCGACCGACGGGACTCCGCCGGGATGTTCGTCGCGGGGGCTGCCGCCCGGTGTGCGCACGTTGGTGTGTCGCGTTCCCGGGGTGCCGGCGGTGGAGGTGATGGTGGGCGAGACGGTGGGCGCGTCGTGGGTGTCCGGGCGTCATCCGGACGTACGGCGCCCGATCACCGAGCTGGGGCGCGTGTCGGCGACCGGCGTGCCCTACCTGAAGCCGGGTGTGTGTCTGTTCCACAAGGCCGGGCGCATCCGCCCCCAGGACATCATCGACTTCGAGGCGGTGCTTCCCGTGCTGGAGGACGGCGACCGGGCCTGGCTGATCCACGCCCTCGACACGGCCTTCCCCGACCATCCCTGGCGCCCGCGCCTGGGCGACGGGGCGACACACCGGCAGGCCCCTCGATGA